One Alkalicoccus halolimnae DNA segment encodes these proteins:
- a CDS encoding type 1 glutamine amidotransferase domain-containing protein has protein sequence MSKIACVMTNMFEDSEYTSPLEAFKKDGHKVTVIGDEKGKEITGKNGEAKAETDLGIADASPEDYDALFIPGGFSPDMLRADERFVEFSKHFMLKEKPVFAICHGPQLLITADVLRGRKLTGFKSILMDLRHAGANVYDEEVVVCDNLVTSRTPHDLEAFNRESLAQLN, from the coding sequence ATGAGTAAAATTGCATGTGTAATGACAAATATGTTTGAAGATTCGGAGTACACTTCTCCATTGGAGGCCTTTAAAAAGGATGGTCATAAAGTAACCGTTATTGGAGACGAAAAAGGAAAAGAAATAACGGGTAAAAACGGAGAAGCAAAAGCGGAGACTGACCTGGGAATTGCCGATGCCAGCCCGGAGGATTATGATGCTTTATTTATTCCGGGAGGTTTTTCTCCGGACATGCTGCGTGCTGATGAAAGGTTTGTAGAGTTTTCGAAGCATTTCATGCTGAAGGAGAAGCCGGTTTTCGCTATCTGTCACGGGCCTCAGCTTTTAATTACCGCAGATGTTCTCCGCGGCCGTAAACTGACAGGGTTTAAGTCTATTTTAATGGATCTGCGCCATGCAGGAGCCAACGTTTATGATGAAGAAGTAGTGGTCTGTGATAATCTTGTTACGAGCAGAACTCCCCACGATCTGGAAGCATTTAACCGGGAAAGCCTGGCTCAGTTAAATTAA
- a CDS encoding histidine phosphatase family protein, with protein MDTVHSLDLYLVRHGITKANQEKRYVGWTDVSLAEEAPAQLEDLRRLTEDSDWEHIAASDLKRCRETADIIVPDRSYKTEARLREMDFGSWEMKTYNQLQNDPRYRKWIGNVEKESPENGETIQAFRERVDGWLTDFLSTYPKGRVLVITHGGVIRQLLLSMRAVETFWERAIPHGKAMLLRLEFREESWTCMSLSVVPSPEKETM; from the coding sequence ATGGACACTGTTCATTCTTTGGATCTTTATCTCGTCCGGCATGGTATAACGAAAGCAAACCAGGAAAAGCGTTATGTCGGCTGGACCGATGTCTCTCTTGCAGAAGAGGCACCAGCTCAGCTGGAAGATCTCCGCCGGCTGACAGAGGATTCCGACTGGGAGCATATCGCTGCAAGTGACCTGAAGCGGTGCAGGGAGACGGCGGATATAATCGTGCCTGATCGTTCCTATAAAACAGAGGCACGGCTGCGGGAAATGGATTTTGGGAGCTGGGAAATGAAAACCTATAATCAGCTCCAGAACGATCCCCGCTATAGAAAATGGATTGGAAACGTGGAGAAGGAATCTCCGGAAAATGGGGAAACGATCCAGGCTTTCCGGGAACGGGTTGATGGCTGGCTCACCGATTTTCTAAGTACGTATCCGAAAGGGCGGGTGCTCGTTATTACACACGGAGGGGTTATCAGACAGCTTCTTTTGTCAATGCGGGCGGTCGAAACGTTCTGGGAAAGAGCTATACCGCACGGAAAAGCGATGCTGCTCCGACTGGAGTTTAGAGAGGAGAGCTGGACATGCATGTCGTTATCGGTGGTGCCTTCGCCGGAAAAAGAGACTATGTAA
- the cobS gene encoding adenosylcobinamide-GDP ribazoletransferase: MKNASAGFLLSMQFLTRIPVPVEVPWNAQTSRWALRAYPLIGLLIGLIPVLFVWMEVSFSPLVQAMMIVTFFVWISGGLHLDGWMDVFDAAGSNAPLDKKWEIMKDPHVGSFGIAALLFLLGWKVVLVHELLVQEASPLIFMIYPALARWKAAVLLTVVPAAKPSGLAHTWQKHITGKDAFLAGVPFAAAFIFSGSFLFIWAAFGAGIFLVLYRLWILKHFKGINGDLAGASIEGGELWTLFILWIFISSGMV; the protein is encoded by the coding sequence ATGAAAAACGCGTCAGCCGGTTTCCTTCTGTCGATGCAGTTTCTGACAAGAATCCCTGTGCCGGTGGAAGTTCCCTGGAATGCGCAGACAAGCCGCTGGGCGCTTAGGGCTTATCCTCTTATCGGGCTTCTTATTGGCCTTATCCCAGTCCTTTTCGTATGGATGGAGGTCTCTTTCTCTCCGCTCGTTCAGGCGATGATGATCGTGACTTTTTTTGTGTGGATCAGCGGCGGGCTGCACCTTGACGGCTGGATGGACGTCTTTGATGCAGCAGGTTCCAATGCTCCTTTGGACAAAAAATGGGAGATTATGAAAGATCCCCACGTAGGCAGTTTCGGAATTGCAGCACTTTTATTTCTGCTCGGCTGGAAAGTAGTGCTCGTTCACGAACTGCTCGTGCAGGAGGCTTCTCCGCTGATTTTCATGATTTATCCTGCTCTGGCGCGCTGGAAAGCAGCTGTTCTGCTAACCGTTGTGCCCGCCGCGAAGCCGTCAGGTCTGGCGCATACATGGCAGAAGCATATTACCGGAAAGGATGCCTTTTTAGCCGGGGTGCCTTTTGCAGCTGCTTTTATTTTTTCGGGCTCCTTTCTGTTTATATGGGCGGCTTTCGGAGCCGGAATATTCCTCGTGCTTTATCGATTATGGATCTTAAAACATTTTAAGGGCATCAACGGAGACCTCGCAGGAGCTTCGATTGAAGGAGGAGAATTATGGACACTGTTCATTCTTTGGATCTTTATCTCGTCCGGCATGGTATAA
- a CDS encoding glycerophosphodiester phosphodiesterase family protein: MKTAVFAHRGYSSKYPENTMLAFRKAVEAGAEGIELDIQLTQDRELAVIHDSTLDRTTDGSGLVREKTLKELNRYSAGSLVNPLYREEKVPSLEEVLRWAQKKELTLNIELKHDPEDREIIAEELLRLLQVLPQKNSTIVSSFDHEALAYIKESEEHIVTAALSLGLLIDTAAYLKKYNIEGFHYYYPMLSSKDVKKLLHHGVKMRPFTVNDAESLKECYQSGCTAVITDDPHRALILRNR, encoded by the coding sequence ATGAAAACAGCTGTATTTGCACACAGGGGATATTCCAGTAAATATCCTGAAAATACGATGCTGGCTTTTCGTAAAGCAGTAGAAGCCGGAGCTGAAGGAATCGAATTGGATATTCAATTAACTCAGGACAGGGAGCTGGCCGTCATTCACGACAGTACTCTGGATCGGACAACAGACGGAAGCGGCCTTGTCCGGGAAAAAACGTTAAAGGAACTCAACAGGTATTCCGCAGGCAGCTTGGTGAATCCACTGTACCGGGAAGAAAAAGTTCCCTCATTGGAAGAAGTGCTGCGCTGGGCTCAGAAAAAAGAACTGACCTTGAATATTGAGCTGAAGCATGACCCGGAAGACAGGGAAATTATCGCAGAAGAACTGCTGCGGCTGCTGCAGGTTCTTCCTCAAAAAAACTCCACGATCGTCTCATCCTTTGACCATGAAGCCCTTGCGTATATAAAAGAATCAGAGGAGCATATCGTAACCGCGGCCCTATCTTTAGGATTATTAATCGACACTGCCGCCTATCTGAAAAAGTACAATATAGAAGGATTTCATTACTATTATCCAATGCTTTCATCAAAAGATGTGAAGAAGCTGCTTCACCATGGGGTGAAAATGCGGCCTTTTACAGTTAACGATGCGGAAAGTTTAAAAGAATGCTACCAATCAGGATGTACTGCTGTCATCACAGACGATCCGCACAGAGCATTAATACTGCGAAATCGATAA
- a CDS encoding bifunctional adenosylcobinamide kinase/adenosylcobinamide-phosphate guanylyltransferase produces the protein MHVVIGGAFAGKRDYVNRLYPEAEWIPPGTNYTPERVETVIFGIENWLQQGRTSQDFWKWLHLLQAADVVLIIEEMGQGIVPADAGERHVRDENGWLSQRAVREAATVDYLWHGLVKRWKG, from the coding sequence ATGCATGTCGTTATCGGTGGTGCCTTCGCCGGAAAAAGAGACTATGTAAACCGCCTGTACCCGGAAGCGGAATGGATCCCGCCCGGGACGAATTATACACCTGAAAGGGTGGAAACCGTAATTTTCGGGATAGAAAACTGGCTGCAACAAGGCCGTACGAGCCAGGATTTCTGGAAGTGGCTGCATCTGCTGCAGGCAGCGGACGTCGTTCTGATTATAGAAGAGATGGGACAGGGAATTGTACCGGCAGATGCAGGGGAACGGCACGTCCGGGATGAAAACGGCTGGCTTTCCCAGCGCGCCGTAAGAGAAGCAGCGACAGTGGATTATTTGTGGCACGGGCTCGTAAAGCGCTGGAAAGGATAA
- a CDS encoding S-ribosylhomocysteine lyase, protein MKTLYEYRRRFSEVAEKMNVESFNLDHTKVEAPYVRLAGKVEGSKDTIYKYDLRICQPNEEHMDMPSLHSLEHMMAEFSRNHHDHIVDVSPMGCQTGFYLSLINDDNYDEVLELVEQTLRDVLEATEVPACNEVQCGWAASHSLDGAKEIASAMLARRSDWTNVFKEV, encoded by the coding sequence ATGAAAACACTATATGAATATAGAAGGAGGTTTTCAGAAGTGGCAGAAAAAATGAATGTCGAAAGTTTCAACCTTGATCATACAAAGGTGGAAGCTCCTTACGTACGGCTTGCTGGAAAAGTGGAAGGATCAAAGGATACGATTTACAAATATGATCTGCGGATCTGTCAGCCTAACGAAGAGCATATGGACATGCCTAGCCTGCATTCCCTCGAGCATATGATGGCGGAATTCAGCCGTAACCACCATGACCACATTGTCGATGTATCCCCGATGGGATGCCAGACCGGTTTTTATTTAAGTCTCATTAACGATGACAATTATGATGAGGTACTCGAGCTTGTTGAGCAGACGCTGCGCGATGTTCTGGAAGCAACAGAAGTTCCTGCCTGCAATGAAGTGCAGTGTGGATGGGCTGCTTCGCATTCCCTCGACGGAGCGAAAGAAATTGCTTCAGCGATGCTTGCGAGAAGAAGCGATTGGACAAACGTATTTAAAGAAGTGTAG
- a CDS encoding IS110 family transposase, whose translation MNDTTKFVGLDVSKNTIAVAIADAGRDAPRFWGTIPHTVENVRKLMRKLGPSDRLRVCYEAGPTGYPLYRLLLSLGISCDIIAPSLIPQRPGERVKTDRRDALRLAQLYRAGELTSIYVPTEADEALRDLVRCREDAKEDELRARQRLSKFLLRHELRPPQGVKRQTKKYREWLDTLKFSQDTLRVVFREYYHQLKEMELRVQRLEDEIYTQSIQGVHASMIQALQCLKGVALITAIGIVAEIGSFHRFRTPGQLMAYAGLVPSEYSSGERRNQGGITKTGNRHIRRLLVEAGWSYRYSPAVKGDLKKRQVGSSPAVQLISWKAQNRLHKKFYRLLSKGKESHKAVTAVARELLGFIWAISREIDPLPPASDQM comes from the coding sequence ATGAATGATACCACAAAATTTGTTGGTCTGGACGTCTCCAAGAACACGATTGCTGTTGCGATCGCCGATGCAGGTCGAGATGCTCCTCGCTTTTGGGGCACCATCCCGCATACGGTAGAAAATGTTCGAAAGTTGATGCGTAAACTCGGTCCATCGGATCGTCTGCGTGTCTGTTATGAAGCCGGTCCTACGGGCTATCCATTGTATCGGCTGCTACTCTCTCTCGGTATCTCTTGTGACATTATCGCCCCCTCTCTCATTCCCCAACGACCGGGTGAGCGGGTGAAAACAGATCGTCGGGATGCGCTTCGGCTCGCACAGCTGTATCGTGCCGGAGAGTTAACCTCGATTTACGTGCCGACGGAAGCAGATGAAGCACTGCGCGATCTGGTGCGTTGCCGGGAAGATGCAAAAGAAGATGAACTTCGGGCCCGTCAAAGGTTGAGCAAGTTTCTCCTGCGCCACGAGCTTCGACCGCCGCAAGGCGTAAAGCGCCAAACGAAAAAATACAGAGAGTGGTTAGATACACTGAAGTTCTCTCAGGATACCCTGCGGGTCGTTTTCCGGGAATATTACCATCAGCTCAAGGAAATGGAACTACGCGTGCAACGGCTGGAAGACGAAATCTATACCCAGTCGATCCAAGGTGTGCACGCCTCCATGATTCAGGCACTTCAATGCCTCAAAGGGGTGGCACTCATTACAGCCATCGGAATTGTCGCAGAAATTGGGTCCTTTCATCGGTTCCGCACTCCCGGACAATTGATGGCATACGCTGGCCTCGTCCCCTCCGAATACTCGAGCGGAGAACGGCGGAATCAGGGAGGCATTACGAAAACCGGCAATCGGCATATACGTCGTTTGTTGGTGGAGGCAGGGTGGAGTTACCGCTATTCCCCGGCGGTCAAGGGAGACTTGAAAAAGCGACAAGTTGGCAGTTCTCCCGCAGTGCAGTTGATCTCCTGGAAAGCGCAAAACCGGCTTCATAAAAAATTTTACCGCTTGCTCTCCAAAGGAAAAGAAAGTCACAAAGCCGTTACTGCCGTCGCTCGGGAACTCCTTGGTTTCATCTGGGCGATCTCTCGAGAAATCGACCCGTTGCCACCCGCCAGTGACCAAATGTAA
- a CDS encoding OsmC family protein, with amino-acid sequence MDNKMTFRVQGSTENMTADLNANGHSITIDEPENMGGTNKGPDPLGNMLASLAGCENVIANMVAKEMDFDLKSISFDIHGELDPRGLMGTADVRPYFQKVDINAKVTTDETDERIQELKEKTDARCPVYTTLEAANVELNATWEKA; translated from the coding sequence ATGGATAATAAAATGACGTTCCGTGTACAGGGCAGTACGGAAAATATGACAGCTGACCTGAACGCAAATGGACACTCGATTACTATTGATGAACCTGAAAATATGGGAGGCACCAACAAAGGACCGGACCCACTGGGTAATATGCTCGCTTCTCTTGCAGGGTGTGAGAACGTGATCGCGAATATGGTCGCAAAAGAGATGGATTTCGACCTGAAAAGCATCTCTTTCGATATTCACGGCGAACTTGATCCACGAGGATTAATGGGTACAGCTGATGTAAGACCTTATTTCCAGAAAGTGGACATCAATGCCAAAGTCACTACAGACGAAACAGATGAGCGGATTCAGGAACTTAAGGAAAAAACGGATGCCCGCTGCCCTGTTTATACTACTCTGGAAGCAGCAAATGTAGAATTGAATGCAACCTGGGAAAAAGCGTAA
- a CDS encoding amidohydrolase family protein produces MKADIVWIHAYVLPMTGKYGDLTADGAVAVKGEYIVKTGPTDEVMREVQAEEVVDASGMLLMPGLIDAHIHTSCAIARGTAQDMDHWMQKGLWPWMQHMTLEDARAGSELNIIEGVKAGTTTFGDYNADMDQLLSRYASIGVRVAAAEMVNEIPKNIGDLPVEDMYPFDSSIGEKKLQANIKLYEKWHGAEDGRISVMFGPQGPDMLSLDLLRQTKREAERFNTKIHMHVCQGDREIFQLEKRYGKRSIPFLEEENFLNERLVAVHLTEATQQETKKTAESGAAMINCSGSIGIIDGIVPPLEMFTQCGGRAALGSDQVPGNNSSNMFNEMKFAAILNKVKAKDPKVFPAIKALRMATIDAAAVLGLDQKIGSLEAGKKADMLVIDTRKPALTPVLMHPVENIIANLVYAARGEEVRDVLVDGKYIMKNRELLNVREENTVQEVQQRAEKLAERIRT; encoded by the coding sequence ATGAAAGCAGACATTGTATGGATTCATGCCTATGTTCTTCCTATGACAGGGAAGTATGGAGATTTAACAGCGGATGGGGCAGTGGCTGTTAAAGGAGAATATATCGTAAAAACAGGGCCGACAGACGAAGTAATGAGAGAAGTGCAGGCAGAAGAAGTCGTTGATGCTTCCGGAATGCTGCTTATGCCGGGGCTGATCGATGCCCATATTCATACGAGCTGTGCGATCGCGCGTGGCACGGCACAGGACATGGATCACTGGATGCAGAAGGGCCTCTGGCCGTGGATGCAGCATATGACGCTGGAGGATGCCCGGGCAGGGTCTGAATTAAATATTATTGAAGGAGTAAAAGCGGGAACGACGACATTCGGCGACTACAATGCTGATATGGATCAGCTGCTCAGCCGCTATGCTTCCATCGGAGTGAGGGTTGCTGCTGCGGAAATGGTAAACGAAATTCCAAAAAATATCGGAGATCTGCCTGTCGAAGATATGTACCCTTTTGATTCTTCCATAGGAGAGAAAAAGCTTCAGGCCAACATCAAGCTTTATGAAAAATGGCACGGAGCGGAAGACGGGCGTATATCTGTTATGTTCGGGCCGCAGGGGCCTGACATGTTGAGCCTCGATTTACTTAGACAGACGAAAAGAGAAGCAGAACGTTTCAATACGAAAATTCATATGCACGTCTGTCAGGGGGACAGAGAAATATTTCAGCTTGAAAAACGTTACGGAAAACGTTCTATTCCCTTTTTGGAAGAAGAGAACTTTTTAAATGAACGGCTGGTTGCAGTACATTTGACGGAAGCGACACAGCAGGAGACAAAAAAGACCGCCGAAAGCGGGGCTGCCATGATAAACTGCTCAGGAAGCATCGGTATTATTGACGGAATTGTACCGCCTCTGGAAATGTTTACACAATGCGGAGGCAGGGCAGCTTTAGGATCGGATCAAGTCCCCGGCAATAACAGCAGCAACATGTTTAATGAAATGAAATTCGCTGCGATCCTTAATAAAGTAAAAGCGAAGGACCCGAAAGTTTTTCCGGCTATAAAAGCGCTGCGCATGGCGACGATTGATGCAGCTGCCGTCCTCGGTCTGGATCAGAAAATCGGCTCGCTGGAAGCCGGCAAAAAAGCAGATATGCTTGTTATAGATACGCGGAAACCTGCCTTAACTCCGGTTCTAATGCACCCTGTGGAAAATATTATTGCCAACCTTGTATACGCAGCCAGAGGGGAAGAAGTCCGCGATGTTCTGGTAGATGGAAAATACATTATGAAAAATAGAGAACTGCTGAATGTACGCGAAGAAAACACAGTTCAGGAAGTGCAGCAGCGGGCAGAAAAGCTTGCTGAAAGAATAAGGACATAA
- a CDS encoding VOC family protein has protein sequence MIKGLAHAAFTVKNMEKSLQFYCGVLGLEHAFSAAKENGEPWIEYVKIAPKQYIELFYGGSTSHKPEPEEIGPHHICLLVDSVQKTADHLTSNGWTLDVQPKRGIGKNEQCWTSDPDGNKVEFLQPDEDSPHNQ, from the coding sequence ATGATTAAAGGTCTTGCCCATGCAGCTTTCACAGTAAAAAACATGGAGAAATCGCTTCAATTCTACTGCGGTGTTCTTGGTCTGGAGCATGCATTCAGTGCCGCTAAGGAAAACGGGGAGCCATGGATAGAATACGTAAAAATAGCTCCGAAACAGTATATTGAATTGTTTTACGGAGGTTCCACCAGTCACAAGCCTGAACCTGAAGAAATTGGCCCTCATCATATCTGCCTGCTCGTTGACAGCGTGCAGAAAACGGCCGATCACCTGACTTCCAATGGATGGACGCTTGACGTTCAACCTAAACGGGGCATCGGCAAAAATGAACAGTGCTGGACAAGTGATCCCGACGGGAATAAAGTAGAATTCCTGCAGCCCGATGAGGACTCTCCGCACAATCAATAA
- a CDS encoding bifunctional adenosylcobinamide kinase/adenosylcobinamide-phosphate guanylyltransferase: MMITFISGGARSGKSSFAEKQVLAKSSAPIFAATGRRSDQEMAERIDRHQQDRPNSFITKEPGFHVKKVFQETDHHGVILVDCLTVWLGEALFRQQMTVEKVESEVRGWLDIIKTKNLDVTFVSNDINEGGLPPGTENYVRTLEEVHRTIIKQADTVVQVRAGIPFVWKGGL; the protein is encoded by the coding sequence ATGATGATTACTTTTATATCTGGAGGAGCACGATCCGGGAAGAGCAGTTTTGCTGAAAAGCAGGTGCTTGCAAAAAGCAGCGCCCCTATTTTTGCAGCGACCGGAAGACGCAGCGATCAGGAAATGGCAGAGCGTATTGATCGTCATCAGCAGGACCGCCCTAATTCTTTCATAACGAAAGAGCCGGGGTTTCACGTGAAAAAAGTTTTTCAGGAAACGGATCACCATGGTGTGATACTCGTGGACTGCCTCACTGTCTGGCTGGGCGAGGCGTTATTTCGACAGCAGATGACCGTGGAAAAGGTGGAAAGCGAAGTGCGTGGGTGGCTCGATATTATAAAAACAAAGAATCTCGACGTCACCTTCGTCTCAAATGATATTAACGAAGGGGGACTTCCTCCCGGGACGGAAAACTACGTCCGCACCCTCGAGGAGGTACATAGAACAATTATTAAACAGGCGGATACGGTCGTGCAGGTTCGTGCCGGAATCCCGTTTGTCTGGAAAGGAGGGCTGTAA
- a CDS encoding YndJ family transporter, whose amino-acid sequence MTAKKNILAGAAVSIIWLFSAEITIVEIAFTLSFLVLIPLLLHIAVPGNPDLQAERWLAWLSQRSLPAGIFGVASVTFDSLVLSVLCAIVWMIFTMAVAACGAVRLYKIGIFPAEETIINIGLLFAGVGGMWLLLSEAGIHRLLPYDEVTMSLTAVHYHYSAVVVPILTGAFGRLLVSVNTFPGKPYQVLAAGTAFGSPLIALGVIQGPPMEVVYVAVYASLLYWLSAWWLFTMPKMTWRVRACIVTSSLSLMISMGVTTLYVIGIALDTTIISAGMMFYWHGGVNAVGFSLFGVLGWYLLGSLPKRAGTDKGAEALSGRAAQSERRERSE is encoded by the coding sequence ATGACAGCTAAGAAAAACATCCTTGCAGGCGCAGCCGTAAGCATTATCTGGCTTTTTTCAGCAGAAATAACGATAGTAGAAATTGCGTTTACGCTTTCTTTTTTAGTATTGATTCCGCTGCTGTTACATATCGCAGTCCCTGGCAATCCTGATCTGCAGGCGGAACGATGGCTGGCATGGCTATCCCAAAGGTCTCTGCCAGCTGGAATTTTTGGAGTTGCATCGGTAACATTTGATTCTCTCGTCCTGTCTGTTTTATGTGCCATTGTATGGATGATTTTTACGATGGCTGTTGCAGCATGCGGAGCCGTACGTTTATACAAAATTGGTATCTTTCCTGCGGAGGAAACGATAATTAATATAGGTCTTTTATTTGCCGGAGTGGGAGGGATGTGGCTGCTGCTTTCGGAGGCAGGTATCCATCGCCTTCTTCCATACGATGAAGTGACGATGTCTCTGACAGCGGTTCACTATCATTATTCTGCTGTGGTCGTCCCCATATTAACAGGAGCATTCGGGCGCCTTCTTGTATCCGTGAATACATTCCCGGGAAAACCGTACCAGGTTTTGGCTGCAGGTACTGCCTTTGGTTCCCCGCTGATTGCACTCGGTGTTATTCAGGGGCCGCCGATGGAAGTCGTCTATGTGGCTGTGTATGCGTCACTCTTATACTGGCTCAGTGCATGGTGGCTGTTTACGATGCCAAAAATGACGTGGCGGGTACGAGCATGTATCGTGACTTCTTCTTTATCCCTTATGATATCGATGGGGGTCACTACGCTATATGTTATCGGCATAGCACTGGATACGACAATTATTTCTGCAGGGATGATGTTTTACTGGCACGGAGGAGTGAATGCTGTTGGTTTTTCCCTGTTTGGGGTACTTGGCTGGTATCTGCTCGGCTCTCTGCCTAAAAGGGCAGGGACAGATAAAGGAGCCGAAGCACTCTCCGGCAGGGCAGCTCAATCAGAAAGGAGGGAAAGAAGTGAATAA
- a CDS encoding UbiX family flavin prenyltransferase, which yields MNKRIIVGISGSTGPIYGIRLLEALKNTPVETHVIISEWAEKTIQIETDYTTAEVRALADFVHPPKNQAAKISSGSFQTDAMVIVPCSMKTLSSVAHGFADNLISRAADVILKEKRQLIMVPRETPLHDIHLENMLKLSRMGVVMMPPMPAFYNKPETIDDIVNHTVSRLLDQLGIDNDLVGRWLQ from the coding sequence GTGAATAAACGCATTATAGTCGGAATTTCGGGTTCAACCGGTCCAATTTATGGAATCCGCCTGCTGGAAGCTTTAAAAAATACGCCGGTGGAAACTCACGTCATAATCAGCGAATGGGCTGAAAAAACAATACAAATTGAAACAGACTACACAACTGCCGAAGTGAGAGCGCTTGCTGATTTCGTCCATCCACCGAAAAATCAGGCGGCTAAAATATCAAGCGGTTCTTTTCAGACAGATGCCATGGTGATCGTGCCGTGCAGTATGAAAACACTCAGTTCTGTCGCCCACGGTTTTGCGGATAACCTCATATCCAGGGCAGCTGACGTAATATTGAAAGAAAAGCGCCAGCTGATTATGGTACCGAGAGAAACGCCGCTTCACGACATTCATCTTGAAAACATGCTGAAACTATCCAGGATGGGCGTTGTTATGATGCCTCCGATGCCGGCTTTTTACAATAAACCGGAGACGATCGATGACATCGTCAACCATACCGTTTCAAGACTGCTTGACCAACTGGGTATTGATAACGACCTTGTCGGAAGGTGGCTTCAGTAA
- a CDS encoding Glu/Leu/Phe/Val family dehydrogenase has translation MSVQDTQNLITEMMQRLEEDENFITEESGEARKRFFESGTEILTTTDKIVKSYIRVPRDSREIERIPAYRVQHNNIAGFYKGGIRFSEVVNEEEVENLAILMTLKNALHDLPYGGAKGGVVVHPNHYSDRELNMIAKKYVQRFSPDLGPTHDIPAPDMGTNAQTMDWMVGEYKTINPGENYMGAFTGKSVDNGGAKGRREATGRGVYHSYKWLVHEWAKSVTNENNVADGVYRKQWRTLRELVEKEENGEPITVAVQGFGNVGSVAAEMAYKCKDLTHRITAVSDHQVTLRNLQGLDIPTLIEYQLKHRELPAKQELLNELGVEAEILGRDALVTQEVDVMIFAAIEDQIVGSNKDKVSAKVMVEGANAPIDQEADRYLHEQGKVVIPDILANAGGVMVSYIEWKQDRITELYSEEEVLGDMLKHMEQSCEKVFVSYFTEGLSSIRNTCYMHSLKRLFKLLYRHGKLF, from the coding sequence ATGAGTGTACAGGATACGCAGAATTTAATTACAGAAATGATGCAGCGTCTGGAGGAAGATGAGAACTTTATTACAGAAGAAAGCGGGGAAGCAAGAAAACGATTTTTTGAATCCGGGACAGAAATCCTCACTACAACGGATAAAATTGTTAAAAGTTACATACGAGTTCCAAGGGACAGCAGAGAAATCGAAAGAATACCGGCCTACCGGGTACAGCATAATAACATTGCCGGATTTTATAAAGGCGGTATTCGATTCAGCGAGGTTGTTAATGAAGAGGAAGTAGAAAACCTGGCTATTTTAATGACATTGAAAAATGCGCTTCATGACCTTCCTTATGGGGGCGCAAAAGGGGGAGTCGTGGTTCATCCAAACCATTACTCCGACCGGGAACTGAACATGATCGCCAAAAAGTACGTGCAGCGGTTTTCACCGGATCTCGGCCCCACTCACGATATTCCTGCTCCGGACATGGGTACGAATGCCCAGACTATGGACTGGATGGTCGGGGAATACAAAACGATCAACCCCGGAGAGAATTACATGGGAGCCTTCACCGGAAAAAGTGTTGATAATGGCGGTGCGAAAGGGAGACGGGAGGCTACCGGAAGAGGAGTTTATCACAGCTATAAATGGCTCGTACACGAATGGGCAAAATCGGTAACAAACGAAAATAACGTGGCAGATGGGGTTTACCGCAAGCAGTGGCGCACGCTCCGCGAACTGGTGGAAAAAGAAGAAAACGGAGAGCCGATCACGGTGGCGGTTCAGGGTTTTGGTAACGTCGGCAGCGTTGCAGCAGAAATGGCTTATAAATGTAAGGATCTCACACACCGTATTACAGCAGTGAGCGATCATCAGGTTACGCTTCGTAATCTTCAGGGACTGGATATACCGACGCTGATTGAATACCAGTTAAAACACCGCGAACTCCCTGCTAAACAGGAACTGCTGAATGAGCTTGGGGTGGAAGCGGAAATTCTCGGCCGGGATGCACTCGTCACGCAGGAAGTTGATGTAATGATCTTTGCAGCCATTGAAGATCAGATTGTTGGTAGTAATAAAGATAAAGTATCTGCAAAAGTAATGGTGGAAGGTGCCAATGCCCCTATCGATCAGGAAGCAGACCGTTACCTGCATGAACAGGGTAAAGTGGTCATCCCGGATATTCTGGCGAACGCCGGTGGTGTTATGGTTTCCTATATTGAGTGGAAGCAGGATCGGATTACAGAATTGTACAGTGAAGAAGAAGTCCTGGGGGATATGCTCAAACATATGGAACAAAGCTGTGAAAAAGTTTTTGTTTCTTATTTTACCGAAGGATTATCAAGTATCCGGAATACGTGCTACATGCATTCGTTAAAAAGATTATTCAAGCTTCTCTATCGCCACGGAAAATTATTTTAA